A DNA window from Zonotrichia albicollis isolate bZonAlb1 chromosome 2, bZonAlb1.hap1, whole genome shotgun sequence contains the following coding sequences:
- the C1S gene encoding complement C1s subcomponent isoform X1 produces the protein MEKRSLILFCLPVWAEAASMYGEILSPNYPQAYPNYANETWHIQVPLGYGIHLYFTHLDLEPSQDCEYDFVKILSGGYVEGVLCGQKKPHAPGSRIVEEFRVPYNSLTMRFQSDFSNEERFTGFAAYYVAVDLDECMDFVDEPCSHYCNNYIGGYFCSCPPDYFLYEDNKTCGVNCSGNVFTEPTGEIASPNYPSEYPENSRCNYRVALSPGYSVVLSIHSSNFDLEPPDSNRICHDSLTIVSGKQRFGPYCGSKFPGPSEIKTSNNILDIIFQTDQGIQHRGWKIRYYGDPVTCPMSVIPNSVLEPKKDRYILKDIVKVTCVEGYEIVTQRDSITSFVSSCEENGEWSNSHLSCVPVNCGDPPNVDNAQASYISELQEPLYTAAVRYECEAPYYTLENKGHAVYRCSASGEWVNEGMGTKLPKCVPVCGVPSNPIRDTGRIFGGTRAEKGNFPWQVYFNNPRASGVLISDRWVMTAAHVLEGYDKPTMYAGVINVRRDFLTQEAEKLIPEASFIHPGWKEEPAESRVDFDNDIALLKLRNPVKMGPDISPICLPGKSPEYELEEGTLGYIAGWGRKEKGKLPADLLKAQIPVVSMDKCRSVKPDGFDGSVVYVFTDNMICAGGGKDSCQGDSGGAYAIQDPLNATRYYVAGLISWGPKCGTFGLYTKVVRYLDWITETMHQHEGEEAWQE, from the exons ATGGAGAAAAG GTCCCTGATCCTCTTCTGTCTCCCTGTCTGGGCTGAGGCAGCCTCTATGTATGGAGAGATCTTGTCACCCAATTATCCTCAGGCGTATCCCAATTATGCCAATGAAACCTGGCACATCCAGGTGCCTTTGGGATATGGCATTCACCTCTATTTCACACATCTGGATCTCGAACCATCACAGGACTGTGAATATGACTTTGTGAAG ATCCTGTCTGGTGGCTATGTCGAAGGCGTGCTTTGTGGGCAGAAGAAACCTCATGCCCCTGGCTCCAGGATTGTGGAGGAATTTCGTGTCCCTTACAACAGCCTGACTATGAGATTCCAATCAGACTTTTCCAATGAGGAGCGTTTCACTGGTTTTGCTGCCTACTATGTGGCAGTGG ACTTGGATGAATGCATGGATTTTGTGGATGAACCCTGCAGTCATTACTGTAATAATTATATTGGAGGTTACTTCTGCAGCTGTCCACCAGATTATTTCCTCTATGAAGATAACAAAACTTGTGGAG TGAACTGCAGTGGGAATGTCTTCACTGAGCCAACAGGGGAGATTGCCAGCCCCAACTATCCTAGCGAGTACCCGGAGAACTCTCGCTGTAACTACCGAGTGGCTCTGAGCCCGGGCTACTCCGTGGTGCTGAGCATTCACAGCAGCAACTTTGACCTGGAGCCCCCCGACTCCAACAGGATCTGCCACGACAGCCTCACT ATTGTCTCTGGAAAACAGCGTTTTGGTCCCTATTGTGGCAGCAAATTCCCAGGTCCTTCTGAAATCAAAACCAGCAACAACATTCTTGACATAATCTTCCAGACAGACCAGGGCATACAACACAGAGGCTGGAAAATACGCTACTATGGGGACC CTGTAACCTGTCCCATGAGTGTCATCCCCAACTCTGTACTTGAACCAAAGAAGGACAGATATATCTTAAAGGACATTGTGAAGGTGACCTGTGTGGAAGGCTACGAAATTGTGACT CAACGAGATAGCATCACAAGTTTTGTCTCCAGCTGTGAGGAAAATGGTGAATGGAGCAACTCGCACTTGAGCTGTGTTC CTGTGAACTGTGGTGATCCCCCTAATGTTGACAACGCCCAAGCCTCATACATctctgagctccaggagcctctgTACACAGCTGCTGTCCGCTATGAGTGTGAGGCACCCTACTacaccctggaaaacaaagggCATG CGGTATATCGGTGCTCAGCCAGTGGAGAATGGGTCAATGAAGGGATGGGAACAAAGCTACCAAAATGTGTCCCAG TCTGTGGGGTGCCTAGCAATCCCATCCGAGACACAGGAAGGATTTTCGGAGGCACCCGTGCAGAAAAGGGGAACTTTCCGTGGCAGGTGTATTTCAATAACCCCAGAGCCAGTGGAGTGCTCATCTCTGACAGATGGGTGATGACTGCAGCTCACGTGCTGGAGGGGTACGACAAGCCCACCATGTATGCTGGGGTAATCAATGTTCGTAGAGATTTCCTGACGCAGGAAGCTGAAAAGCTTATCCCAGAAGCTTCTTTCATCCATCCTGGTTGGAAGGAGGAGCCTGCAGAAAGCAGGGTCGATTTTGATAATGATATTGCGCTGCTGAAGCTGAGGAATCCCGTGAAGATGGGTCCAGACATCTCACCCATCTGCCTTCCTGGTAAATCTCCTGAATATGAGCTGGAAGAAGGGACTCTGGGCTACATTGCTGGATGGGGcaggaaggagaaaggaaagctcCCTGCTGATCTTTTGAAGGCCCAGATTCCTGTGGTGAGCATGGACAAGTGCCGGTCTGTGAAACCAGACGGCTTCGATGGCTCTGTCGTTTACGTATTCACGGACAATATGATCTGTGCTGGCGGTGGCAAGGacagctgccagggggacagtGGTGGGGCCTATGCCATCCAGGACCCTCTGAATGCCACCCGGTACTACGTGGCGGGGCTCATCTCCTGGGGGCCAAAGTGTGGCACCTTTGGCCTCTACACCAAGGTGGTGCGGTACCTGGACTGGATCACAGAGACCATGCACCAGCACGAGGGCGAGGAAGCCTGGCAGGAATAG
- the C1S gene encoding complement C1s subcomponent isoform X2 has translation MWSLILFCLPVWAEAASMYGEILSPNYPQAYPNYANETWHIQVPLGYGIHLYFTHLDLEPSQDCEYDFVKILSGGYVEGVLCGQKKPHAPGSRIVEEFRVPYNSLTMRFQSDFSNEERFTGFAAYYVAVDLDECMDFVDEPCSHYCNNYIGGYFCSCPPDYFLYEDNKTCGVNCSGNVFTEPTGEIASPNYPSEYPENSRCNYRVALSPGYSVVLSIHSSNFDLEPPDSNRICHDSLTIVSGKQRFGPYCGSKFPGPSEIKTSNNILDIIFQTDQGIQHRGWKIRYYGDPVTCPMSVIPNSVLEPKKDRYILKDIVKVTCVEGYEIVTQRDSITSFVSSCEENGEWSNSHLSCVPVNCGDPPNVDNAQASYISELQEPLYTAAVRYECEAPYYTLENKGHAVYRCSASGEWVNEGMGTKLPKCVPVCGVPSNPIRDTGRIFGGTRAEKGNFPWQVYFNNPRASGVLISDRWVMTAAHVLEGYDKPTMYAGVINVRRDFLTQEAEKLIPEASFIHPGWKEEPAESRVDFDNDIALLKLRNPVKMGPDISPICLPGKSPEYELEEGTLGYIAGWGRKEKGKLPADLLKAQIPVVSMDKCRSVKPDGFDGSVVYVFTDNMICAGGGKDSCQGDSGGAYAIQDPLNATRYYVAGLISWGPKCGTFGLYTKVVRYLDWITETMHQHEGEEAWQE, from the exons ATGTG GTCCCTGATCCTCTTCTGTCTCCCTGTCTGGGCTGAGGCAGCCTCTATGTATGGAGAGATCTTGTCACCCAATTATCCTCAGGCGTATCCCAATTATGCCAATGAAACCTGGCACATCCAGGTGCCTTTGGGATATGGCATTCACCTCTATTTCACACATCTGGATCTCGAACCATCACAGGACTGTGAATATGACTTTGTGAAG ATCCTGTCTGGTGGCTATGTCGAAGGCGTGCTTTGTGGGCAGAAGAAACCTCATGCCCCTGGCTCCAGGATTGTGGAGGAATTTCGTGTCCCTTACAACAGCCTGACTATGAGATTCCAATCAGACTTTTCCAATGAGGAGCGTTTCACTGGTTTTGCTGCCTACTATGTGGCAGTGG ACTTGGATGAATGCATGGATTTTGTGGATGAACCCTGCAGTCATTACTGTAATAATTATATTGGAGGTTACTTCTGCAGCTGTCCACCAGATTATTTCCTCTATGAAGATAACAAAACTTGTGGAG TGAACTGCAGTGGGAATGTCTTCACTGAGCCAACAGGGGAGATTGCCAGCCCCAACTATCCTAGCGAGTACCCGGAGAACTCTCGCTGTAACTACCGAGTGGCTCTGAGCCCGGGCTACTCCGTGGTGCTGAGCATTCACAGCAGCAACTTTGACCTGGAGCCCCCCGACTCCAACAGGATCTGCCACGACAGCCTCACT ATTGTCTCTGGAAAACAGCGTTTTGGTCCCTATTGTGGCAGCAAATTCCCAGGTCCTTCTGAAATCAAAACCAGCAACAACATTCTTGACATAATCTTCCAGACAGACCAGGGCATACAACACAGAGGCTGGAAAATACGCTACTATGGGGACC CTGTAACCTGTCCCATGAGTGTCATCCCCAACTCTGTACTTGAACCAAAGAAGGACAGATATATCTTAAAGGACATTGTGAAGGTGACCTGTGTGGAAGGCTACGAAATTGTGACT CAACGAGATAGCATCACAAGTTTTGTCTCCAGCTGTGAGGAAAATGGTGAATGGAGCAACTCGCACTTGAGCTGTGTTC CTGTGAACTGTGGTGATCCCCCTAATGTTGACAACGCCCAAGCCTCATACATctctgagctccaggagcctctgTACACAGCTGCTGTCCGCTATGAGTGTGAGGCACCCTACTacaccctggaaaacaaagggCATG CGGTATATCGGTGCTCAGCCAGTGGAGAATGGGTCAATGAAGGGATGGGAACAAAGCTACCAAAATGTGTCCCAG TCTGTGGGGTGCCTAGCAATCCCATCCGAGACACAGGAAGGATTTTCGGAGGCACCCGTGCAGAAAAGGGGAACTTTCCGTGGCAGGTGTATTTCAATAACCCCAGAGCCAGTGGAGTGCTCATCTCTGACAGATGGGTGATGACTGCAGCTCACGTGCTGGAGGGGTACGACAAGCCCACCATGTATGCTGGGGTAATCAATGTTCGTAGAGATTTCCTGACGCAGGAAGCTGAAAAGCTTATCCCAGAAGCTTCTTTCATCCATCCTGGTTGGAAGGAGGAGCCTGCAGAAAGCAGGGTCGATTTTGATAATGATATTGCGCTGCTGAAGCTGAGGAATCCCGTGAAGATGGGTCCAGACATCTCACCCATCTGCCTTCCTGGTAAATCTCCTGAATATGAGCTGGAAGAAGGGACTCTGGGCTACATTGCTGGATGGGGcaggaaggagaaaggaaagctcCCTGCTGATCTTTTGAAGGCCCAGATTCCTGTGGTGAGCATGGACAAGTGCCGGTCTGTGAAACCAGACGGCTTCGATGGCTCTGTCGTTTACGTATTCACGGACAATATGATCTGTGCTGGCGGTGGCAAGGacagctgccagggggacagtGGTGGGGCCTATGCCATCCAGGACCCTCTGAATGCCACCCGGTACTACGTGGCGGGGCTCATCTCCTGGGGGCCAAAGTGTGGCACCTTTGGCCTCTACACCAAGGTGGTGCGGTACCTGGACTGGATCACAGAGACCATGCACCAGCACGAGGGCGAGGAAGCCTGGCAGGAATAG